Proteins from a single region of Sediminitomix flava:
- a CDS encoding YfiR family protein has protein sequence MVFVTVCCIHSTDVKAQNSEYEIKATLLYFFGKYSHWPPKVFDEDQKIVLGILGDDPFGTTIDRILHNRPANGRYFEVRRGTDIKELRGAHILYMSNLSKSEASEVLDEINSKKNASVLTVGDNIDGFCEIGGILNFTTGANGNKYYFVINTLSSNKVGIYFDNKMLNMATEIISYDPYQ, from the coding sequence ATGGTGTTTGTGACTGTGTGTTGTATACATTCTACAGATGTAAAAGCACAAAATTCTGAATACGAAATTAAAGCAACGCTTCTATATTTTTTTGGGAAATACTCGCATTGGCCACCAAAGGTTTTTGATGAAGACCAAAAAATAGTACTAGGCATTTTGGGTGACGATCCTTTTGGTACAACAATCGATCGGATTCTACACAATCGTCCTGCCAATGGAAGGTACTTTGAAGTTCGACGCGGCACAGATATTAAAGAACTTAGAGGTGCCCATATTTTGTATATGAGCAATCTGAGTAAATCTGAAGCGTCTGAAGTTTTAGATGAAATCAATTCAAAGAAAAATGCGTCAGTACTGACCGTAGGTGATAACATAGATGGATTTTGTGAAATAGGTGGGATTCTGAATTTCACTACTGGCGCGAATGGTAACAAGTATTACTTTGTCATCAACACCTTATCATCCAATAAAGTAGGTATTTACTTTGATAATAAGATGTTGAATATGGCTACTGAAATTATCTCATATGATCCTTACCAGTAG
- a CDS encoding PD-(D/E)XK nuclease family protein — translation MEAFLESVAKKLYEEHGNKISRLHIVLPSKRACVYFKHYLGEMMNEGQVLIAPVIVSMEGFARILAHLQIPDSITLLFDLYKTFLKHHEEITLDKFAPLGSAILREFNMIDNNLTEEKAVEMFEYLEDAKAIDRWAENLDKDHDEIKQKHQPLTEFLSFWKSLRETYVEFRANLLERKIGYGGLAFRTAFNRLEEAVKEEGIENVIFAGFSQTSTIEKELILKLVDMGIAKTYFDCDAYYLDQPHHEAGLFLQDFKKHQPQLEDFKQEHIGKHKMDVEIIQVSNIPTQAKVVGDLLQKELDGLISENRLEEFTHKLNHTAILLPDESLLQPLLHSLPDELEGTKEKDIAAKNTNITMGFAFHQTPLYELVESIFNLQENLKREEGKVAKAYFRDVVRIVRHPYFQRNVRDKEIAQGILKQIQQEKHIFLEFETLLEWSDQSPLYRAVFFDWEEKHPAAIRQLKRMTEGLAKVFKNEARTPEEAGADLEGENAFENELLLKLFGTLNRLDEVLPPENIQLKTFRIFLLEALYNITMPFTGFPIAPIQIMGMLESRSLDFDHVIVLSCNEGKLPVKKSVESIIPFDLKSLFGLPTFKDNDKSFAYTFYRLMHRAKKMTLIYTDSSNELTGGGEKSRFLLQIEKELAPRFRDMISVKNSSLAMPLPQIKNELVEIKKDEALIDRIKERLTEKPISPSSIQKYLKNPLQFLEDVVIKLEDDDEIEEELDFRTFGTLLHGGLELLLKPFVGKTMNAEQWTAFKKGEIELALDRTIRETKDLNYFSLESGKNYLLFQIAQKLTADFFTQQSKEFSKVKIVALEDFYHSEILITPDLKIKLAGQADRVDLVWKHDGSMALRVVDYKTGNFTKKDLESKIGIQEVLDDPKKNKIIQLLAYKYLLLKNLNSSKLSKVLPPHVDVSKLKIESGFYFFRKLNDGFIQYKLEGEPDTTTEREAFFKYTEEFFRTIVLDMISEDKNISEEAPVIELVNEY, via the coding sequence ATGGAAGCATTTTTAGAATCAGTAGCTAAAAAACTTTACGAAGAACACGGAAACAAGATTAGTAGACTTCACATTGTACTTCCCTCAAAAAGGGCTTGTGTATACTTCAAACATTATTTAGGTGAAATGATGAATGAAGGGCAAGTACTGATAGCTCCTGTTATTGTCTCGATGGAAGGCTTTGCAAGAATTTTAGCTCACCTTCAGATACCTGACAGCATTACTTTACTTTTCGATTTATATAAAACCTTCCTCAAACATCATGAAGAAATCACTTTGGATAAATTCGCTCCGCTAGGAAGTGCGATCCTTCGTGAGTTCAATATGATAGACAACAACCTCACCGAAGAAAAAGCGGTAGAGATGTTCGAATATTTGGAAGATGCCAAAGCCATTGATCGTTGGGCTGAAAACCTAGATAAAGATCATGACGAGATCAAACAAAAACATCAACCTCTCACAGAATTTCTTTCTTTTTGGAAAAGCTTGAGAGAAACCTATGTAGAGTTCCGTGCGAATCTTTTAGAAAGAAAAATCGGTTATGGAGGACTCGCCTTCCGTACGGCTTTCAATCGTTTGGAAGAAGCCGTAAAAGAAGAAGGCATTGAAAATGTGATTTTTGCTGGTTTCAGTCAGACTTCTACCATTGAAAAAGAACTGATTCTGAAACTTGTCGATATGGGGATTGCGAAAACCTACTTCGATTGTGATGCCTATTATTTAGATCAACCACACCACGAAGCAGGGCTTTTCCTTCAAGATTTCAAAAAACATCAGCCACAGCTTGAAGACTTCAAACAAGAGCATATCGGAAAGCACAAAATGGATGTAGAAATCATTCAAGTTTCCAATATTCCTACCCAAGCCAAAGTTGTCGGTGACCTTCTTCAAAAAGAGCTAGACGGATTGATTTCTGAAAATAGGCTCGAAGAGTTTACACACAAACTCAATCATACCGCTATTCTTCTGCCCGATGAGAGTTTACTTCAACCTCTTTTACATTCTTTACCCGATGAATTAGAAGGAACAAAGGAAAAAGATATTGCAGCTAAAAACACCAATATCACGATGGGTTTTGCATTCCATCAAACTCCTTTGTACGAATTGGTTGAAAGTATTTTTAACCTTCAAGAAAATCTAAAAAGAGAAGAAGGGAAAGTTGCCAAAGCCTACTTCAGAGATGTAGTCAGAATTGTACGTCATCCATATTTCCAACGAAATGTTAGAGACAAGGAAATAGCGCAAGGAATACTAAAGCAAATTCAACAGGAAAAACATATTTTCTTAGAATTTGAAACGCTACTCGAATGGTCAGATCAAAGTCCGCTGTATCGTGCTGTATTTTTTGATTGGGAAGAAAAACACCCTGCTGCTATTCGTCAACTCAAGCGCATGACGGAAGGTTTGGCTAAAGTCTTCAAAAATGAAGCTCGTACACCCGAAGAAGCTGGTGCAGATTTGGAAGGTGAAAATGCTTTTGAGAACGAACTGTTGCTTAAGCTATTCGGTACACTTAACCGTTTGGATGAAGTATTACCACCTGAGAATATTCAACTGAAGACCTTCCGAATTTTCCTTTTGGAAGCACTTTACAATATCACAATGCCATTTACAGGTTTCCCAATTGCCCCAATTCAGATCATGGGTATGTTGGAAAGTCGTTCTCTGGATTTCGATCACGTCATTGTACTTTCTTGCAACGAAGGGAAGCTACCTGTGAAAAAGAGTGTTGAATCAATCATTCCTTTTGACCTAAAATCACTTTTCGGACTCCCTACATTTAAAGATAACGACAAGTCATTTGCATACACCTTCTATCGTCTGATGCACAGAGCGAAGAAAATGACACTGATTTACACAGACTCATCCAATGAACTTACAGGAGGTGGAGAAAAAAGCAGATTCTTATTACAAATAGAAAAGGAATTAGCGCCAAGATTTAGAGATATGATTTCGGTGAAGAATTCATCTTTAGCAATGCCACTTCCTCAAATCAAAAATGAATTGGTAGAAATCAAAAAAGATGAAGCACTGATCGATCGTATCAAAGAACGACTGACTGAAAAACCGATAAGTCCATCATCAATTCAAAAATACCTCAAAAACCCGCTTCAATTTTTAGAAGATGTAGTCATCAAATTAGAAGATGATGACGAAATAGAAGAGGAATTGGATTTCCGTACATTCGGTACTTTGCTTCATGGAGGATTGGAGCTTCTATTAAAACCATTTGTAGGGAAAACAATGAATGCAGAACAATGGACGGCATTCAAGAAAGGAGAAATCGAATTGGCACTTGATCGCACCATCCGAGAAACAAAAGATCTGAATTATTTCTCTTTGGAAAGTGGAAAGAACTACCTCTTATTCCAAATTGCACAAAAGTTAACTGCCGATTTCTTCACGCAGCAATCCAAAGAGTTTTCAAAAGTAAAGATTGTGGCACTAGAAGATTTCTATCATTCAGAAATTCTGATTACGCCTGATCTTAAAATTAAATTGGCGGGTCAAGCTGACCGTGTTGATCTTGTTTGGAAACATGACGGAAGCATGGCACTAAGAGTTGTAGATTATAAAACAGGAAACTTCACGAAGAAAGACCTCGAATCGAAAATAGGCATTCAAGAAGTGTTAGATGATCCGAAAAAGAACAAAATCATTCAGCTTTTAGCTTATAAATATCTATTGTTGAAAAACTTAAATTCTTCAAAACTATCAAAAGTACTTCCTCCACATGTTGATGTTAGTAAGTTAAAAATCGAATCGGGATTCTACTTCTTCCGAAAACTGAATGATGGTTTTATTCAGTACAAACTAGAAGGAGAGCCAGACACTACAACCGAACGTGAAGCTTTCTTTAAATACACCGAAGAGTTTTTCAGAACAATTGTGTTAGACATGATTTCTGAAGATAAAAATATATCCGAAGAAGCTCCTGTTATTGAGCTAGTCAATGAGTATTAG
- the pheA gene encoding prephenate dehydratase: MDLNNLREKIDKLDDDILELLNARMEVVKNVGELKKHEKSIIYRPEREKAIIDRLSTKSQDENGTLNRDAISALFQEVFAVSRNIELPEKIAFLGPEGSFTHQAAESRFGAMSEYVSLRTIKSVFDNVETGRVRFGVVPIENNQEGSVAETIDMLCERNVKIVAEIPMAIHFALAGLDNDLKKIDTIYSKDIAFRQCRNFLEDYFGEDTDVKFVEVASTSKAARLATENPNSAAICSDIAAKLHGLPVLYDNIEDSQSNTTRFLILAKDILNQKGEEDKTTILAKTPHTPGALVDFLQEFREKGINLTKIESRPARVKDSFQYWFLIDFDGHYKDPNVQEILMKYSYTVTFLGSYVKLC, from the coding sequence ATGGATTTGAATAATCTTCGAGAGAAAATAGATAAGCTAGACGATGATATTTTAGAGCTTTTGAATGCTCGTATGGAAGTGGTGAAGAATGTGGGCGAGCTAAAAAAGCATGAAAAGTCTATCATTTACAGACCAGAAAGAGAAAAAGCGATTATCGATCGTCTGTCAACGAAAAGTCAGGATGAAAACGGAACACTAAATCGTGATGCTATTTCGGCACTTTTCCAAGAAGTATTTGCCGTAAGTAGAAATATTGAATTACCAGAGAAAATAGCATTCTTGGGGCCAGAAGGAAGTTTTACACATCAAGCTGCCGAAAGCCGTTTTGGAGCAATGAGTGAATATGTTTCTTTGCGTACCATCAAATCTGTATTTGATAATGTAGAAACAGGACGTGTTCGTTTTGGGGTAGTGCCTATCGAAAATAACCAAGAAGGTTCTGTGGCAGAAACAATCGATATGCTTTGTGAGCGTAATGTGAAGATTGTAGCTGAAATTCCGATGGCTATTCATTTTGCCTTAGCTGGTCTTGACAATGACCTCAAAAAGATTGATACGATCTATTCAAAAGATATAGCATTCAGACAGTGTCGTAATTTCTTGGAAGATTACTTCGGTGAAGATACAGATGTGAAATTTGTAGAGGTAGCTTCTACTTCCAAAGCGGCTAGACTAGCTACAGAAAATCCGAACTCGGCAGCTATTTGTTCAGACATTGCAGCTAAGCTTCACGGACTTCCTGTATTGTACGATAATATTGAAGATAGTCAGAGTAATACAACTCGTTTCTTGATTTTGGCGAAAGATATCTTGAACCAAAAAGGAGAAGAAGACAAAACAACAATATTGGCAAAAACACCTCATACGCCAGGTGCTTTGGTTGATTTCTTACAAGAGTTTAGAGAAAAAGGAATTAACCTAACTAAAATTGAAAGTCGTCCTGCGCGAGTGAAAGATAGTTTCCAGTATTGGTTCCTCATTGATTTTGATGGACATTACAAAGATCCGAATGTTCAAGAAATTTTGATGAAGTACAGCTATACTGTAACCTTCTTGGGTAGCTACGTAAAACTTTGCTAG
- a CDS encoding VF530 family protein: MEENKKQHQSNDPLHGVKLADILEELVAYYGWEELGQRIKINCFNSNPTTKSSLKFLRRTPWAREKVEQLYLRMLKDFK, from the coding sequence ATGGAAGAAAACAAGAAACAGCATCAATCCAATGATCCGCTTCATGGGGTGAAATTGGCTGATATATTAGAAGAGTTGGTGGCGTATTATGGTTGGGAAGAATTAGGGCAACGCATCAAAATTAATTGCTTTAACAGTAATCCAACTACAAAATCAAGTTTGAAATTTCTGAGAAGAACGCCTTGGGCTAGAGAAAAGGTAGAACAGCTTTACCTCAGAATGCTGAAAGATTTTAAATAG
- the hisB gene encoding bifunctional histidinol-phosphatase/imidazoleglycerol-phosphate dehydratase HisB, with the protein MRKKVLFIDRDGTLIVEPPTDYQVDSLEKLEFIPKVLTWLGKITNELDYEVVMVTNQDGLGTDSYPESTFWPAHDKMLKTFEGEGVTFKAQHIDRTFEEEKADTRKPRTGMLTAYFDSEKYDLENSFVIGDRKTDVELAQNLGSKSIYFHTEAFDDATLVSDDWEEIFYYLKGQSRTAHIHRKTYETDIAIHLDLDGNGKGEIQTGIGFFDHMLEQVKKHAGIDLSIKVNGDLYIDEHHTIEDTALALGEAFYNALGDKRGIERYGFYLLAMDETLAQVALDFSGRPWLVWNAPFNRERVGGMPTEMFMHFFKSFSDTSKANLNIKVEGDNEHHMIESIFKGFARAIKMAIKRDVNNNEIPSTKGVL; encoded by the coding sequence ATGCGTAAAAAAGTACTTTTCATCGACAGAGATGGAACCCTAATCGTAGAGCCACCAACCGATTATCAAGTTGATTCTTTAGAAAAACTTGAATTCATTCCGAAGGTGCTTACGTGGTTAGGAAAAATTACAAACGAACTCGATTATGAAGTTGTCATGGTTACCAACCAAGATGGTTTAGGTACAGACTCGTACCCTGAATCAACTTTCTGGCCTGCCCATGACAAAATGCTAAAAACGTTTGAGGGAGAAGGCGTGACTTTTAAAGCACAGCACATCGATCGTACTTTTGAGGAAGAAAAAGCGGATACTCGCAAACCAAGAACAGGTATGCTAACTGCTTATTTCGATTCGGAAAAATATGATCTTGAAAACTCTTTCGTAATTGGAGATAGAAAGACCGATGTAGAGCTTGCTCAAAATTTAGGTTCTAAATCTATTTATTTCCACACTGAAGCATTTGACGATGCTACTTTAGTGAGTGATGATTGGGAAGAAATCTTTTACTACCTAAAAGGACAAAGCCGTACAGCTCATATCCATAGAAAGACTTACGAAACAGATATCGCGATTCATCTTGATCTTGATGGAAATGGAAAAGGCGAAATTCAGACAGGAATTGGTTTCTTTGACCACATGCTTGAGCAAGTAAAAAAACATGCAGGGATTGATCTTTCGATAAAGGTTAATGGTGATTTGTATATTGACGAACATCATACAATCGAAGATACTGCACTTGCACTTGGCGAAGCATTCTACAATGCACTTGGCGATAAAAGAGGAATCGAAAGATATGGATTCTATCTTTTAGCAATGGACGAAACGCTCGCTCAAGTTGCATTAGATTTCTCAGGAAGACCCTGGTTAGTATGGAATGCGCCGTTCAATAGAGAGCGAGTAGGTGGTATGCCAACTGAAATGTTTATGCACTTCTTCAAATCTTTCTCTGATACTTCAAAAGCAAATTTGAATATCAAAGTAGAAGGCGATAACGAACATCATATGATTGAATCTATTTTTAAAGGATTTGCAAGAGCAATCAAGATGGCAATCAAACGTGATGTCAATAACAACGAAATCCCGAGCACAAAAGGAGTTCTATAA
- a CDS encoding response regulator codes for MTITTITLSLSFIIFIVTDYLNYRKTLESDVQKIAEIISENNLIAVEANQNLSVQNDLYNFLYSSYEHIHYVSVFKRPDEIFAFYNADFLRETSDSTKRKSPFVSDKLRQIDESNYIPPFQESLVDFGLTQNYLDVYYTTYDEGGSRLNTVFIRSDLEHFYERYINYFGVVLIIFLIAMAVAYSLAQSMQKLVSSPVLTLVQATKDISLNKDYSIRLKARSNDEVGILVQSFNEMLFEIQRQNESLVSAKEEAEMSAKAKQEFLANMSHEVRTPMNGIIGMSELLAETSLEEEQRKYLDIIKNSSKHLLVIINDILDVSKIESGKLTFEVGEIILKDVFNNLLASFESKIEEKKLKVVLDVASDVPQIIKGDLVRFKQILLNLFSNAIKFTATGGVTIRVQNIEESNTSYLLKFDVIDTGIGIEREKLQEIFGAFNQASSDTTRKYGGTGLGLAISRKLVELQGGEMNVHSTLGLGSTFSFSLKFGKTSKMLEVKAENPIAPALPIEQKISDHHHILLAEDNEVNQMLVVTLLEQWGYKVEISENGQQVIDKMKEKPFDLILMDVHMPEVDGYDASRFIRDQMPDPINKIPIIAMTASALKGEAERCFSVGMDDYISKPFDKNVLKEKLNDYLKA; via the coding sequence ATGACGATCACCACGATCACACTGTCTCTATCATTTATCATTTTTATTGTCACCGATTATTTGAACTATCGAAAAACATTGGAGTCTGATGTTCAGAAAATAGCAGAAATTATCAGTGAAAATAATTTGATAGCGGTTGAAGCAAATCAGAATTTGTCTGTCCAAAATGACCTCTACAATTTTTTATATTCAAGTTATGAGCATATTCATTATGTGAGTGTGTTCAAGCGCCCAGATGAGATTTTCGCATTTTATAATGCAGATTTTTTAAGAGAAACGAGTGACAGTACGAAAAGAAAATCACCATTTGTTTCAGATAAGCTAAGGCAGATTGATGAAAGTAATTATATCCCTCCATTTCAAGAAAGCTTAGTAGATTTTGGACTAACTCAAAACTACTTAGATGTGTATTATACCACTTATGATGAAGGTGGTTCTCGCTTGAATACGGTTTTTATACGTTCAGATCTTGAGCATTTTTACGAGCGTTATATCAACTATTTTGGGGTGGTTCTAATCATTTTCCTTATCGCAATGGCTGTTGCATATTCTCTCGCTCAGAGTATGCAAAAATTGGTTTCTTCACCAGTTTTAACGCTTGTACAAGCGACCAAAGATATTTCATTAAATAAAGATTATTCCATAAGACTTAAGGCTCGATCAAATGATGAAGTAGGGATTTTGGTACAAAGTTTCAATGAAATGCTTTTTGAAATTCAACGCCAAAATGAAAGTTTGGTGAGTGCAAAAGAAGAAGCGGAAATGTCTGCAAAAGCTAAACAGGAGTTTTTAGCAAATATGAGTCATGAAGTCCGTACACCGATGAATGGGATTATCGGAATGTCGGAATTGTTGGCAGAAACTTCATTGGAAGAGGAACAAAGAAAGTATTTAGATATCATTAAAAATTCTTCCAAACACCTTTTAGTCATTATTAATGACATTCTTGATGTATCTAAAATAGAGTCAGGAAAGTTGACTTTTGAAGTTGGGGAGATTATTCTAAAAGATGTATTTAATAACCTTTTGGCATCTTTTGAAAGTAAAATTGAGGAGAAAAAACTTAAAGTAGTTCTAGATGTAGCTTCAGATGTGCCTCAAATTATAAAAGGAGATTTGGTCCGCTTCAAACAGATTTTACTGAACTTATTCTCCAATGCAATCAAGTTTACAGCTACAGGAGGGGTGACGATTCGAGTTCAAAATATTGAAGAAAGCAATACTTCTTACCTGCTCAAGTTTGATGTTATCGATACTGGAATAGGGATTGAAAGAGAAAAACTACAAGAAATATTCGGAGCTTTTAATCAAGCATCTTCTGACACGACTAGGAAATACGGAGGTACAGGACTTGGTTTGGCGATTTCTAGAAAGTTAGTGGAGCTTCAAGGAGGAGAAATGAATGTACACAGTACTTTAGGACTCGGCAGTACGTTTTCATTTTCACTGAAATTTGGGAAAACTTCAAAAATGCTTGAGGTCAAGGCGGAAAATCCAATAGCACCAGCATTACCTATTGAACAAAAGATTTCTGATCATCATCATATTTTGTTGGCTGAAGACAATGAAGTGAATCAAATGTTGGTTGTGACTTTATTAGAACAGTGGGGGTATAAAGTCGAAATCTCAGAAAATGGTCAACAGGTTATCGATAAAATGAAGGAAAAGCCTTTTGATTTAATCTTGATGGATGTTCATATGCCTGAAGTAGATGGCTATGATGCCAGTAGGTTTATCAGAGATCAAATGCCTGATCCAATCAATAAAATCCCGATTATAGCTATGACGGCATCGGCCTTAAAAGGTGAAGCAGAACGTTGTTTTAGTGTGGGAATGGATGATTATATATCTAAACCCTTTGACAAAAATGTTTTAAAAGAGAAACTGAACGACTATTTGAAAGCTTAG
- a CDS encoding PD40 domain-containing protein, translated as MGRSAIILKFFLKLSLFLGLSFYHLTLLAQTDEAQLTQKADSLYIAKQFDTALPLFLEIDTRILNDPFLKFKIADCYRYSPFHSYKALPYLEYASKYKNQETPNTVYYFLAQAYHQEERFLEAINTFNEYLEYEQGLSEEEELQIKKEIAQCEIGLKAVSSSNEDVSVQPMEVPINSSYNEVGALISANEQYLVFSTGRQKDSYNFVFGDDYDFIPSELESVSSDIYISYRKGLNWGHSYLLSEFPDTDVQPLYLSQNGSYMLLNLSNRKTGESGIYETRVKKSRWTKPKKLPSPINSNFYEKGAYLASNGNVIYFSSNRPGGYGGFDIYRSEKDGKGWSEPVLLGKEINTEADEIFPFVSPGNSSIYFSSNGEGSMGGFDVFVSAKDENKAWKPRVNMGYPINSSLDDIAYVESPSRNYAYLSSNRRIKNSTGQYDIISIFRPKKKIQRTLLTGTIVARKAGRLMPLNIKVTDQQNQLIEKYVYNPDTETGRFFMILSPGKNYNLDIFHEGKEIYKLQVSIPEGTYNYELNQDLLIKPLFIENQLIGEKVTAVTSSFKVVKMNEVEKNSAVDTRYDALMLLMEMIVDRTDKDGFTTLNEFDQLMEVEVKPVLPNAVDDYFTPLIEMIDEAFLEGDPEMLMALEGLKGDNGKRVLYNTEEIDLEKGKSYIFEKKITFSDEKQFSKGVENLLLTITTLMKEEKNLRLEIAKEADEELAHQIIDFLSSNGIYNWRCDFLKNGEQMKNGFSELPQQSVVLKLYRPLSN; from the coding sequence GTGGGTAGAAGTGCGATCATACTAAAGTTTTTTTTAAAGCTATCTTTATTTCTAGGACTAAGTTTTTATCATCTGACTTTATTAGCTCAGACTGATGAAGCACAGCTTACCCAAAAAGCAGATAGTTTATACATTGCAAAGCAATTTGATACTGCTTTACCTTTATTTTTAGAAATCGATACACGTATATTGAATGACCCATTTCTAAAATTTAAGATCGCAGATTGTTACCGTTACTCTCCATTTCATTCTTATAAAGCCTTACCTTATCTAGAATATGCCTCAAAATATAAGAATCAAGAAACACCTAATACGGTCTATTATTTCTTAGCTCAAGCATATCATCAAGAAGAACGATTTTTAGAGGCTATAAATACTTTCAATGAATATTTAGAATACGAACAAGGCTTATCTGAAGAAGAAGAACTTCAAATCAAGAAAGAAATTGCACAATGCGAAATTGGACTGAAAGCAGTAAGCTCTTCAAATGAAGATGTATCTGTTCAGCCCATGGAAGTACCAATCAATTCATCATACAACGAAGTAGGTGCATTGATTTCTGCAAATGAACAATACTTGGTATTTTCTACAGGTAGGCAAAAGGATAGTTACAATTTTGTCTTTGGAGATGATTACGATTTTATCCCATCAGAATTAGAAAGCGTTTCTTCAGATATCTACATTTCCTATCGTAAAGGACTCAATTGGGGACATTCTTATTTATTGTCCGAATTTCCAGATACAGATGTTCAACCTTTATATCTTTCTCAAAATGGTTCTTATATGCTCCTGAATTTGTCTAACCGAAAGACAGGAGAGTCGGGTATTTATGAGACCAGAGTTAAGAAAAGCCGATGGACAAAACCTAAGAAGCTTCCATCTCCAATAAATTCTAATTTCTATGAAAAAGGAGCTTATCTAGCTTCGAATGGAAATGTGATTTATTTTTCATCGAATAGACCTGGAGGTTATGGTGGTTTTGATATTTACAGATCAGAAAAAGATGGTAAAGGCTGGTCAGAGCCAGTCTTGCTTGGTAAAGAAATAAATACAGAAGCAGACGAAATTTTCCCATTTGTTTCCCCAGGTAACTCTTCAATTTATTTTAGTTCTAACGGAGAAGGTTCGATGGGAGGATTTGATGTTTTTGTGAGTGCCAAGGATGAAAATAAAGCTTGGAAGCCGAGAGTGAATATGGGCTATCCAATCAATAGTAGTTTAGATGATATTGCTTACGTTGAATCTCCGAGTAGGAATTATGCTTACCTTAGTTCCAATCGTAGAATAAAAAATTCAACAGGCCAATATGATATTATCAGTATTTTTAGACCCAAAAAGAAGATACAAAGAACCCTACTTACAGGTACTATAGTTGCAAGAAAGGCAGGGCGATTAATGCCTTTGAACATCAAGGTTACAGATCAGCAAAATCAGCTAATAGAAAAGTACGTTTATAATCCGGATACGGAAACAGGGCGTTTCTTCATGATTTTATCTCCTGGGAAAAATTATAATTTGGATATTTTCCATGAAGGAAAAGAAATCTATAAGCTACAAGTAAGTATTCCTGAAGGCACGTATAATTATGAGCTAAACCAAGATTTACTTATCAAACCATTATTTATTGAAAATCAGTTAATCGGTGAAAAAGTAACAGCAGTAACGTCATCTTTTAAAGTCGTGAAGATGAATGAAGTCGAAAAAAATAGCGCTGTTGATACCCGCTACGATGCTTTGATGTTATTGATGGAAATGATTGTTGATCGAACTGATAAAGATGGTTTTACAACCTTGAATGAATTTGATCAATTAATGGAGGTGGAAGTTAAACCTGTCCTACCAAATGCAGTTGATGACTATTTCACACCACTGATTGAAATGATTGATGAAGCCTTTTTGGAAGGAGACCCCGAGATGCTAATGGCACTTGAAGGTTTGAAGGGTGACAATGGTAAAAGAGTTTTATACAATACAGAAGAGATTGACCTAGAAAAAGGGAAAAGTTATATTTTTGAGAAAAAAATAACATTTTCTGACGAAAAGCAATTTAGTAAAGGAGTTGAAAATTTATTGCTGACCATAACCACCTTGATGAAGGAAGAGAAGAATCTTAGGTTAGAAATAGCAAAAGAAGCTGATGAGGAATTAGCACATCAAATTATAGATTTCCTATCATCTAATGGGATTTATAATTGGAGATGTGACTTCTTGAAAAATGGAGAGCAAATGAAAAACGGATTTTCAGAATTGCCTCAGCAATCAGTAGTATTGAAATTATACCGACCATTGTCAAATTAA